From a single Nicotiana tabacum cultivar K326 chromosome 8, ASM71507v2, whole genome shotgun sequence genomic region:
- the LOC107770242 gene encoding protein PLANT CADMIUM RESISTANCE 8 — MGRVEENNEIETPKPGESGEPIASQPPPQYQGVKDVQPPSPSQPIGAPWSTGLFDCHLNQINAVMTSFLPCVTFGQIAEVLDAGEMTCPLGTFIYLLMMPAVCSQWIMGSKYRTKLRQKYNLVEAPYSDIVSHIFCPCCSLCQEFRELQHRGLDPALGWNGIVAQQHYGNQQVNQAPQVQSMSK, encoded by the exons ATGGGAAGAGttgaagaaaataatgaaatAGAAACTCCTAAACCAGGTGAGAGTGGTGAACCAATTGCCTCACAGCCTCCTCCACAGTACCAAGGAGTAAAGGATGTACAGCCGCCATCGCCATCACAACCAATTGGAGCTCCCTGGAGCACTGGCTTATTTGATTGTCATTTGAACCAGATTAATG CTGTTATGACATCATTCTTACCTTGTGTAACATTCGGACAGATAGCAGAAGTCCTCGATGCAGGAGAAATGA CATGTCCTTTGGGGACTTTCATATACTTGCTGATGATGCCTGCTGTTTGCTCTCAATGGATAATGGGCTCTAAGTATAGAACTAAGCTGAGACAGAAATATAATCTTGTTGAAGCTCCTTATTCAGACATAGTTTCCCACATATTCTGTCCATGTTGCTCTCTTTGTCAAGAGTTCAGAGAACTTCAACACAGGGGACTTGATCCTGCTCTAG GATGGAATGGTATAGTTGCTCAGCAGCATTATGGGAACCAACAAGTGAATCAAGCTCCCCAAGTACAATCCATGTCTAAGTAA
- the LOC107770243 gene encoding putative plastidic glucose transporter 3, with translation MRGVRLADAYSIYKRASSNDHFTDDYDDREQNLGRLQNGVWKEIGNPSWKRPLPHILVAIISSLLFGYHLGVVNDTLESMSLDLDFSGSTLAEGLVVSTCLGGAFLGSIFSGWIADGVGRRRGFQLCALPMIIGASMSAATSTLGVMLLGRLFVGIGMGLGPAVAALYVAEVSPAFVRGTYGSFTQIATCLGLLGALLVGIPAKDTVGWWRVCFWISTIPAALLAVLMEFCAESPHWLFKRGRADLAEEELEKLMGASHVKYAIAEMSKTDKGDEVDNVRFGELLYGRHFKVVFMGSALFALQQLSGINAVFYFSSTVFKKAGVPSDIANTCVGIVNLTGSIIAMILMDRLGRKVLLIGSFLGMAIATALQVTAASSFVPSSAVLFLSVGGTLLYVLAFSLGAGPVPSLLLSEIFPGRIRAKAMAFCMAAHWVINFLVGLLFLPMLEHLGPKIVYAIFAGFCLLAVAFVKKNVVETKGKTLQEIEFALLPAH, from the exons ATGAGAGGGGTTCGTCTTGCAGATGCTTATTCGATCTACAAGCGTGCTTCTTCTAATGACCATTTCACTGATGATTATGATGACCGTGAACAAAATTTAG GTCGCCTGCAAAATGGTGTCTGGAAAGAAATTGGAAACCCCTCGTGGAAACGCCCGTTACCGCATATATTGGTCGCAATTATTTCATCTCTCTTGTTTGGCTACCATCTCGG GGTGGTTAATGACACGCTAGAAAGCATGTCTTTGGACCTTGACTTCAGTGGCAGCACCTTGGCAGAAG GTCTGGTTGTGAGTACATGTTTGGGAGGTGCTTTTCTGGGCTCTATATTCAGTGGTTGGATAGCAGATGGGGTTGGTCGTCGCAGAGGCTTTCAATTGTGTGCTCTACCAATGATAATAGGTGCTTCTATGAG TGCTGCAACAAGTACTCTTGGAGTTATGCTTCTTGGAAGGTTATTTGTTGGAATAGGAATGGGCCTTGGCCCTGCTGTTGCTGCTCTCTATGTTGCAGAG GTTTCACCAGCTTTTGTTAGAGGCACCTACGGGAGTTTCACTCAGATTGCCACATGCCTTGGGCTCCTAGGAGCTCTTCTCGTTGGAATTCCTGCCAAGGATACTGTTGGTTG GTGGCGGGTTTGCTTTTGGATATCCACTATTCCTGCTGCCTTACTTGCTGTTTTGATGGAATTCTGCGCTGAGAGTCCTCACTGGCTTTTTAAG AGAGGAAGAGCTGATTTGGCTGAAGAAGAGCTTGAAAAGCTAATGGGAGCATCACATGTTAAATATGCCATTGCAGAAATGTCAAAGACAGACAAAGGAGATGAGGTGGACAATGTTAGGTTTGGGGAGCTACTGTATGGACGTCATTTTAAAG TGGTTTTCATGGGATCTGCCTTATTTGCTTTGCAACAACTATCTGGTAtaaatgctgtattttatttctCTTCAACTGTTTTTAAAAAGGCTGGAGTACCTTCAGACATTGCAAACACATGCGTTGGGATTGTAAACTTAACAG GGTCTATTATTGCAATGATTTTGATGGATAGGCTTGGGAGGAAGGTGCTTCTAATTGGGAGTTTCTTGGGCATG GCAATTGCAACGGCCCTTCAAGTAACAGCCGCGAGTTCATTTGTACCAAGCTCTGCAGTATTATTCCTATCAGTTGGTGGGACCCTACT GTATGTCTTGGCATTTTCTTTGGGCGCTGGGCCAGTCCCTAGCCTCCTTCTGTCAGAGATATTCCCTGGCCGGATTAGGGCAAAGGCAATGGCTTTCTGCATGGCTGCACATTGG GTCATCAATTTTCTAGTCGGTCTTCTGTTTCTGCCGATGCTTGAGCATCTTGGACCAAAAATTGTGTATGCAATCTTTGCCGGTTTTTGCTTGTTGGCAGTGGCCTTTGTGAAAAAGAATGTGGTggaaacaaaaggaaaaacatTACAAGAGATTGAGTTTGCTCTTCTTCCGGCTCATTAG